DNA from Canis lupus familiaris isolate Mischka breed German Shepherd chromosome 9, alternate assembly UU_Cfam_GSD_1.0, whole genome shotgun sequence:
gcatggagcctacgtaacaacaacaaaaaaagaatggtgtTGGCTCTCAAAGCACTATGCTATGTGGGCCTAATTGGATCAATTTAAATGAAGCAATTTCTAAAGTATCAATATTCACAATACCCTGGAAATTACATGCTTGCAACTGGTTAAGCTTATCAATAAAATACTTCAagtgttaatttaaaaatgtgtatgtgatAGGAgggattcattttcaaaattctttcaaagaacaccAAAAAAGGACTGAGGATCGGTGACCAGGTATTTTTTGGCCAGCTTATTTCACTGGAGTGATTAACTGCACGTGCTTTCAAGCCAGACCATCTGGGTTGAAAGTGTGTCCTTCTTTTCCCATGTTAggcaagattccttttttttaattgaagtataatttgcaCATAGAAGTGCATGTATTTTCACAATCTGAAACACACTTATGTAACCAGAGACTGGATCGGTAAGCAGAACAGTActagcagggatgcctgggtagctcagcagttgagtgtctgcttccagctcagggtgtgatccctggttcagggatggagtcccacattgggctccctgcaaggagcctgcttctccctctgtttatgtctctatctctctctgtgtctctcatgaataaataaaatcttaaaaaaaaaatagaacagtacTAGCACCCCAGAAGTTCCCCTTATGCTTTCTTAGCCTCTCTTCTCCTGATCCCTCATCTCTAAGATGGAACTAACAATATGAACCCCATAGGATTGTGGTGAGGCTTAGTGAACTCGTATCTGCAGAGCTGTCAGCAGGGTCCTGGCACAGGGTGAGCACTATGGAAGCTGGCTCTTGTCATGATTCTTGATGGTGACTAAGACAGAGCCTCTCCGTTTCCCTTTACCCCAGCCCGGTTAAAAGCCCCAtgctcctggggctcctgggcccaGCAGAGTACCTTCAGGTCCACAACACACAAATCCTGTAAGAGGGACTTAAAGAAGACCACAGCACAGTCAAGGACTTGATGACCCTCAGGTAAATAACACACCCAGCCCAACGTGAAATGTGCAGACTTTATTAGCTGTGAGATATTCCACTGCTTGGTAGAGTCCCAAAGGTTATTATAGAACCATGAGGGGCAGAGTGGCTGGGGGCTGGAGCTCTGTGCCCTGATGTGTTCACCACAGAGGACATTTTCATCCCCAGCCAGTTCAAAGTCTCTTGACAGGAGATCTCACTAACCTTGGGTGCTGGGCCATGAAGAGGTGGCTAGTTCTGAGCCACATGGTGATAGCACCCAGCCGAGAGCAAGGTTCTCACACAGATCGGAAACTTCTTTCTTTGCAGAGTCCTCTGGCCTGTAAGCTACCTCAACCCCCAAGTCTCACCCACCCTCCACCAGGCCTACTGTCTAAACAGAGCCCTAGAGGAGTCTAGGAAAGTCCCAAGCCTCTTCACTCATGCCATTGTGGGTCACTTGGGTTGGCAGTTTGTAGCTAGGGTAGGGGAATGCTTTTCAGAGGCCAATTTGGCAGCTGTCTGCCTCCCCCAAATCCTTAACTCTCACCCACCTTCAGTCCCCTCATGGTATCTTTTCTCTTGGGGTTTCAATAGTTCTAACTCCCTGTCAATCCAGGATCTGAGCTATGTCTCTGGAACTCCAGCTGCTTGGGGACGGGGCCCAGGTGttcaggaagggagggaaagcgGGAAGCACAGATGAGTCCCTGGACCTCAAGGGGATGAAGAGGTGAGGCTCGGGGTGACAGGATCCCTTCAGGCTGCTCCCGTTCTGAGGATAGTGTGAGAATTTTGTCTGTGGCCGTGACCAGGGTAGGCACCCTGGAGGAGGAGTTCCTTTGCTTCAGCCTAAACTTGTCCAAGTCACCACAGCTTGGgacctggggatgggggtggggggcaagaaaGGAAGAGGCCACCAACTTCAGAGATGGGAACTGGCAGGAGCTGTGTCCTgttgcccctgccccagctgtgGGGTCTGTGGTCACAGTCCAGGCTTTGCCACCACCTGTCAGGGCTGCTTGTCATGACATAAAGGAGGACAACAGAAGCCACAGCTGCTCTCAGACTCCAGGGGCCCTGGGCTTCATGCCACATTGAAACCAAGTTCAGGGTGGGGGCAGACACACAGCTACCTCCAGGAaagcccccagggatcccttcatctGCTCACCTGGGCAGGAGTCAGACCGCCCTGGGGCAGCCTTGTTCCTGGACTCTGAGTGGCTGAGGCTGTAGGAAACAAGGTCAGGTCATCGGAGGTAGGGGCTCCCAGGATATAGCCAGTGtgacccgggggcgggggctgctgaAGGAGCTGTAGGATGCGGCTGAGGTCTGAGGAAATGCGGGACTCCAACCTGCCAGACAGAGCCCCACAGTCAAGGTCAGAGTCAGAGTCAGCATCAGGGTAAGGGAGGACAGTTCAGGTCCTGAGGGCAGCTCTCAATTTTGTAGCCTGCATGCCATTCCTGCTGGATTGAATGATAGCCTGGGAGCTACTAGAAGTTATTTCCCTGCTGTGATCCACAGCCCCTGCCAAAATTTCCCTTAGCATATCCCGGACTTCAATAATAACAGTGACCAGACACTGTGCACACTCATTTAGCCCTCATAAGGAAGCTTTGGTATGGGTATTCTGATTATCCCCAATTCATGAAAGGGCAAATGGAGGCTCAGAgtagttaagtaacttgtccacaCTCTTGCTGGTCAGTTGCAGAGGTAGATTTGGAGCCTAGGACTATCCTGCCCCAAGCCCTCACTCTACCACCACAGCCCTGCCATCCACGGGCCACACCCCCTTTCCAAGAGTCCCTGGAATTTGTTTCTGCACCACATTATGCCCCTCTTCCAAAAAGGCTTCCTTGGCCCATTCCGGGGTTTGTTAGGACAAGCCATCCAAAGAACTAGTCTTAGTGACATAGAGAAGGGCTTGCCATTCTAAAACCCACAGGGTACCCAGTGATGTCCCTGAGTCACCAAGAGGGGGCACCCGTGGCTAGCCCACTGCTGGGTCTGCTCTTTGCAGCCGCTGGGACCCCTGGCCCACAGGACACTCACCTATTCATCTGGGCCTGGAGCTGCTCTAGCCTGGAGCCTAGCTCCCGAGGCCAGCAGTCTGGGTCTCCCTGAGGGTTTGGGGGGCTGTGCCTTGGCCTTGGGGGCACTTGCTGCAGCAACTCAGGCCAGAGGCCAGATGTATCTGAGATGctcagggaaggggctgcagctgtaggagggaaaagaaagcctGAGCTTTGGTCCACCTGGATCCACAGGCATGGCCTGGACAGAGCGCATCCCCTTCCCCTACTGGCCATGGGAACACAGGATGGGAAAAGTGGATCTCTTTACCTGGACTCCCTGGAGTATAACGTCCTATCCCCATAAAGGTCTGCCTTCCAGGTCCCAGAAAGTCCCAGTAGCCCTGGGAAGGGAGCTAGGGCTCCAGCTTGGGGATGCTAGATGGATGGAGACAGTCCAGCCCTGGCTTCACTGTCCAGGAGCCTGCAGCCCAGCCAATCCCCTGGTGCTCTGATGTGGAACCCCAGTGGGCTGGCCCGTATCCTATCCCTGGGGAGAGCCCTCACTCAGGCTCTGAGTACAcaggggcaggaaggagacaAGGGTGTCTATTACTGAGCCTAGGAGAGAAAGCACCTCGCCTCTCATCACGGGGCTAAGGAGGCCTCTCCCAAGATGAGGCAGATCGGGGAAGGACCTGAAAGAGGTAGAGGCTGGGCAGGGGCTTCGGGCTGGGGTAGGGCAGGCACTGGTGGGGGCTGGCTTTGCCTACCTGACTGGTTGTCACTGAGGAAGAAGGCTTGGTGGTCTTGGTTGCCTGGAGCTGGCCGGGGTGATGACTGGAAACCCCCGCCTGCCTTGTGGGGAACAAGAGCATCAAGTAATAGGTACCAAAGCTGGGACGAGGCATCTTTTTTCTCCcctgtccctcacccccacccccaaggcccTTGAGACAACTAGGTGAGAAAGTGGTAACAGGTGGCCGGGCTCCCCCTGAAGCTCCCGGCAGCTTCCTGTAGGTTGTCTCCTGTGTGGGTGGGCAGGAGATTAACAGGGGCTTGGAGATGTGCAgatctccccctgccctgcccccgccccacaTGGGTCTTGGAAAAGGCAGCCTTGAGTAGCAAGATTTGGTacaggtgggggggtggggagaagcctTCCTTGCAGTCCTCCCTTTCTTGCCCCCTCCTTCACACAAACTGTTTCCAGACACCCCCCTCCACACCCTGCCTCATCCATACAGTCCCTTCTGGGCTCTTCCAGTTTGTACTGGCTGTCCCACTGCTTGGTAACTCCAGTTTCCATAGAAATTTGGTCTCCCCACACCTCCTCATGACTTCCTTGGTTATTTAACTAGGCTCTTTATTTGCCCTGAGTTGTTATAAACTCCTCCACTGAGTGATAAGCTTGAGAGGAGAGGCTGCTTTATCACTTATTTGCACCCCCTGGGACCTGGCTCTGTGAGCCCCTGGATGGTAGACACTGCTCCCCTTCCAGCTTGGTGCCATGGAGTGGAAAAAGCCTCAGCTATGGAGTCGCACAAACTTGGGTCCAACCTTTGGACTGTCTGTCTTACTATATGGAGGTATGGCTTTGGTTAATTTACTCATCCTCTCTGacactcagtttctccatctggaaaGTGGGAAAAATAACACCGTGTGCCAGGAGAAgactaaatgagatcatgtaaaaGAGCCCAGTGCTCAGCGTGGAGTTGGTACTTGATAATCATCATCCTTAGCATTATGTTGGCCATAATGGTGTAGACACAGAAGAAATTATGGTGTGGGATGCAGGATGGGTTTGAGAGCAAGGAAGGTGGTCAAATGGGTTCCCTCAGGCCAGGCAGGCCAGGTGCTCAGCAGCCTCCATTGCTGTTACCAGCTGGCCAAGACCATTCCCCTCCCTGGCCCACCCAGCCCTGACTCACGTCCCGCAGGTTGAAGGTGACTTCCAGCTTACTCCAGAAGCTGTCTGCAAACGCAGGGTACATATCCAGCACCTCCAGCAGGTCTGCTCGCTGGATCTTGTGCAGGTCACAGTAGGTCAGGGCCCGCACATCTGCGCTGGACTTGCCCGGCTGGGCATGAAGGCTAATGGGCTCCCCAAAAATGTCATTCTTTCCTGCCAGAGGAGCAGGAAGTCTCTCCAGGGTCTGGCTCCAAGGTCTCCTTGGAAGAGCCTCCCTGAGGGCCCCTTGATCCTGTACCACCAATTCCCCCACTTCAGGGATCCCATCAGGTTGGGGCTTGGTGCTCGGGATCATGCTCTGGGGTCAAGGTTGGTGTGCTGGCTGGGGATGTAGAGGGGTTTGATGTGAAACCTgcctttcctttgttctctgagCTCTGCAGGGAGCACATACCTGTCCCAGTATGTGggtccccccacacacaccagtcTGTAGGCCTCTCAGGACCACCCTCTGTCAGAATCTGCCCCCCTCTTATTTTCCATGTTCTTTGGCACTGTTCCTGtctagccccccaccccccattccaGGGGACAATGGGCAGGAAGGGACACCAAAGGCTCCCAGCTCAATCTCCTTCTCGATCCTCAGCCTGATGGTGCTGTGAGAGCACCCCACTGCTCCCCAGGCAAGACCTGAGGCTTCTGTCTCTTTGTGTTCCCACACCCTGCTATGGGGCCAGGTAACCAGCATGGCCTTAGcagaggaagccaagggaagtgacttcccctctctggaccacagtgtcctcatctctaaaatgggtatAACCTGTATAACCATATCTGCCTTGCCTGCCACACTGGACTGTCCAGAGGAACAGATGTGATGCTGGAGAAACAGCCTCAAATAGTAAGAGGCACCAGACAGGTTGATGCAAGGCAATGGGGGGGATGGATATCCCAGGGTGGACATACGCTGGTGATACTTGGGGCATGTGGCAAGGATAGCGGGCCCCCCTGGGGTCAGGCCCACTGTGCTGGCCACAGGATGTTAACATAGAataagatgctaaaaaaaaaaaaaaaaagaataagatgctGTCCCACCCACAAAGAGCCCCAAAGCTCCATAAGACAGGCACCTAAACAACCAGCTGGTTTGCAGATGATCTACAGAGCCGTAGGACAGGGGAGAACCAAGAGCTAAGGAGCTAAGGAACAGGGAAGGCTAAATCTACCAGGGatggtggaggaagggaggagggactTACAGAGGACATGAAGTGGGGGCTGGGTTATGACAATGAGAGATCAGCCCCCAGGAGAAAGGCCATCAGAGCAGAAGAAATAGCTGTGTGCTGCACAGTGAGCGCAgacagggagcccagggctggggTGCCAGGGACCATGATTGCCTGATGTCCACTCCCCACAGGAAAGTGCAGCCCCTCAGTCCAGGAGTGCTAATGGTTTGCATGGACAATGATGGATGAAAGCCAAGACCTGTTGCCCAAGAGAACAGGATCAAAGGTTGCTCTGGAGGAGGGGAATGAGGCCTGGAGAGGGAAGGGACTTACCAGAGTCACATAGGAAACCCATAAGCTCGAAATCTGGGCAGCATTGTAAAATGATGGTGATTCAGTAGGTGAAGGATTATTATCTAATGTCCATTTCCACTTAGAAATGCCATCCACGTGGGAAGGATGATGcatatttaataattaagaaGCTAGTCCAATTTAAGTTTCAGTTAGAGAACTGAAATCCTCTCATTTTGTCCTAAGGTAGGCTGAGAGTGAGGGAAGGTCTCACAGAGGAGGGCATGGCTTGAGCTCAGCCTTAAAGGATGCCCAGGATCTGCCAGGCAAGTGCTCCAAGCAGAATGGCAGCATGtgtccttctcctttcctcccccagTCCCACCATCCAGGCAGCCATAGACTCCTGTCTGTTCCCCTCATTAATACCCCTCTGTCCCACATTCATCCCCTTATTCCTGCCTGGCTCCAGCCCTCTGTGGGGCTTTCCTGGAGAGGTGTCAAGAGCTCCTTTCCTGTGTCCCTGCATCTGGTCTACCCCCCTCCCCAATCTTCCAGCTTCTGCCTTCTGCCAGTGACCTGAAATTCACATCTGTGCATATTCCTTTTCTGTTCAAAATCTTCCCATGTCTCCCCATGAAGGGTGCTCCCTTGGTTGACTCCCAGATCTCTGGCCCTGGAAACAGACAGTTCACAGTGATGGGGATTCTGAAGGAACAGCTTTTGAGGAAAGATGCTGATTTCAGACTGAGACATGTTGTTTGGTCTGTGTATGGAATATATGGTGGCCATACCCAAGAAGGATTGGAATATTCTGGTCTAAGGAGAGATTGGGGCCAGGACAACACTCTGGGGCTCCTTGAGGCATAGATTAGGCTAAGATTGCAGGAGCAACAAGGCAGCTCAGGTGAGGGTATAGGGTGAGGAAAAGAAAGCTGAGCCCTATGTTTGGTGAACAGCAGCCAAGGCCAGGCCAAAGGGAGAGTACTGAACAGAGGAACTGGAGGGGTTCTGTACACTGGGGTTGGAGGAGAGCCCAGCCATGGAGACCAAAGGAAGAAGAGGCTGACATCCTGATCAGGGTCTTGGGGTGGGCTAAAGACAGGGAGAAGGCAAGGAAGATGAGAATCATCTCAGAGAGGTGatgtgacctgcccaaggtcacatggttgGTGAGTAGCTGAGGCTGAGTGTGCCCCAAAATCTGTCCCCTGTCCAGTGCTCATATCCTTCCTTCAAAGTGTCCAGCTGTCCTTGTAGCAGCGGTGAATGAGACTGGGGTCCTCCCTCCACCCAAGATAAACTTTCGCCCTCTCACTGTTGAGCTCCCCAAGAGTGGAAGAAGGTAGTACCCTTCCCGGACTCAGAGTCTGACACGTAGCCCTGGAATCCCTGTTTGGCCACTTGTCAGcatgacctctctgagcctctactTCCCTATCAGGAAAATGGAACATATGGTTGGGTTTAAGGATTCCGTCAGCTGGGTATAAAGCTCTCCACCGCGCATGCTCACATGGCAGACCCGTAAAAGGTGCCACCATCATCTGGATCAGAGTACTCGAGGCAGGACGTCTCTACTTCCATCACACTCACCCATACCTGCTCTGGCCTCCCTGCCAGACCCACCTAGGATGGCCACGACCACGTCGTCGCGCAAGATCTCGATGGAGCCACGGGAGATGAAGTAGAGCGTGGAGAGCACGTCGCCGAGGTGCACCAGCGTGTCCCCGGGCGGTGCATGCGTCGTCTTGAACTTGACGGCCAGGGCGCGCAGGCAGCCCTTGCTGGCTCCGCGGAAGGCAGGGCAGTGCTGCAGCAGCGCGCGGTGCAGGTGCAGGCAGATGTCGGCCTGCAGGCACTCGGGGAAGCCCTTCAGCACCTGCGAGGGGGCGGCCGCGTCCAGCGGGAGGCTGGAGGAACGGGTGGGGAGGGGTCTGGGGGTGCCCTGTGCCCGCCGGACCTCGGCCTCCCCCGGGGCATTCGGCCGGAGCTGGGACTTGAGCTGGACCGCCCTCCCCACCCGAGGCAGGGCGCCAGGGGCTCACCGCGTTCATGTCAATGCCGTTGGTGTAGGACCAGGCATGCTGGAAGTACTCTTCCAGGCGCTGCCGCAGGGGGTTTGGAATCTGATGGAAGCGGATGAACTCCTTGACACGCAGCATCTGCGTGTGGTAGCGGGCAGTGCCGGAGTACAGGCGCTGGATGATGGCGGACACGTTGCCAAAGATGCTGGCGTACATGAGGGCTGGGGTGAGGAAGCCGAGGGGCCGTGCATGGGGTGCTGGTAGTGAGCTCCTCCACAGCCCCACCAGGCCATAGCACCCCAGGGCCTGCTCCAGACATCCTTCTCCCTGGGAGCCCTCTCTGATCAGGGGCCCCGCTGTCCAGGGCCAAGTCAGAGTGCCCAGAACAGCACCAGGGCACACGAGGGACAAAAGCCTCTGGGcttcctgccctccttccctctgtcctgtgTCTCTTGGCACCTTCCTGGGCCCAGAGGCCAGACTCCTGAGAACTagggcaatgattttttttagtacAGATTTGTTTTGTCCTtcaagttgtaaaaaaaaaaaaaaaaaaaaaaaagtataataaagggAAAACTCTGGGTCTGTTTTCacccgttttttttttcttgtttttgtttctctgggctTTCACATCTCTAAATACCCTGAACATGACAACTTAATCTATGTGTAAAATTCCACACTGACTCTTGTGTTGCTAGACGAGGTGTCTTGGGAAGTAGGCAGCACGGTGCAGGGCCTGGGAGCACACATAGCCAGGGGAGCTGGTCCCCTGCGATAAAATTGGGTCTCTATGTAATCCCTGGCAAGTTAGGATCTTCAGTCTCTTGGTCTGTAAACTGGGCTTGTAATATGGCACCCATAGGATAGTGATGAAAATGAAGTGTGCACATTGGACAAGCAATTACAAAAGTGCCTGGCAGGGGCCAGCTTCCCGGGTGCTAAGAAGGGTCCCATGCTTGATTCCTGGCTCTGAAGTCACCATTCTTGAAAtctttaagactttaaaaataatggtctcatattttcattttgtactgggCCCTGCAAATAATGTAGCTGgccctggtgcctggcacatagcaagggTTGTAAGTATGGTAAATTCTGTGTATAGTGGGTGTACATATGCAAAATTTCATTGTGCTGCCTGCTTGGTATTTCCCCATCACACACAATGTTACTGTGTTATGTCTcactatgaaactaaaaattgAATGCCATAGGTAAGGTCTGGGCACTTACAGCCGATGAGCATGACACAGATAGAGAAGACCTTCTCAGAGTTGGTGTTGGGGGAGACGTTGCCGAAACCCACACTGGTAAGGCTGCTGAAGGTGAAGTAGAGGGCCGTGACATACTTGTCCTGCACCGAGGGGCCAGAGGCTGGGTCGCTGCCATTGTAGCGCTTGCCAAGCTGTGCGCCCAGGCTGTCCAGCCAGCCGATCTTGGGCTCCAGGTAGGGCCGCTCCACATTGCCGATGGCATACCAGATGCAGGCCAGCCAGTGTGCAATGAGTGCAAAGGTGCACATGAGCAGGAAAAGTACAGCCGCCCCGTACTCAGAGTAGCGGTCCAGCTTCCTTGCCACACGCACCAGCCTCAGCAGCCTTGCCGTTTTCAGCAGCCCAATCAGGGTTGTGGTctgaaggggcagggaggggaccaTGGGGCCAAAAGTCAGCCCTGGAAAGGCTGCCCTTAGGACCACATTTGTTCACTTGTGCATATGGTCAcacagtcattcaacaaacacttatagAGCAGCTGCTCTGGGCTCTTGGCACAGCACAgtgcagcccagggcaggatgtTAAGGAATTCTCAGCCTAAAGCTCAAAACAGTGTTATGGTTGTGAGGACAGAAGTCCAGGGGAGCGCAGAGAAAAGGGAGGTCCATTCAGcggtgcagggcaggggaggcTTCATAGCGAAGGTGACACATGAGTTGAATCTTGAGAGATGAGGCTGAGTCTGCAGGCctcaggagggagagagaaaggcattcTAGGCACAGGAGTAGAGTGAGCCAAACCAGGTGTGGAGGTGTGAAATAGCACAGCCCATGTGGGAAACCAAGTGTGGTGCTGCTGCCTGGAGCACAGAGTGGAAGATGGTGGTGAGAAATGAGCCTGGAAGGTGGGTGCGCAGGGGCTGCTCCTATGGACCTTGAGGCCCAAAAAGAGCTTGGCTTTTATTTCAAGCCACTGGGGAGCCACTGAAGTTCTACAGTGTCAGATTATCTGAAGCTGGTCTTGGCTTCTGTGTGGAGGGGTGAGGCTggcaggtgcaggggtggggcagaggtggTTAAGAAGGCTCCTCAGTGCTCAGCCAAGGGCAGCAGAAGTGGAGAGAACGGAGATAGATTGGCTGGAAGTGGGCGGGCATGGGAGTCAGATGGACACTGCCCGCTGGATAGGCTATTGAGGGGGTGGCTGGAGCACAGAAGGCAGAGCTGATTTGAAAGCTGATCCCAAGGACGTGGGCAAAAGGACTCAGTGGGATTAGAAGCTATGAGAAGAGTCTGAAAATGCCTTCATGTCAGCTGTGGGGAGTGAGTGGGCATAATGGAGGgtctgggggtggcagggggtggcAGGCTGCCTTGCAGAAGCAGTCTATGGATTCCCTTCGCAACTCCAGGGTAAGTGAGCTTTAGAAGCCAGCACAAGGGGCTGGGACTATAGGCGTGCCCATCCCAGAGGGGTCAGAATTCTGGATCATAGGGTCTAGGGCACAGCCTTGGCTGGtccttctccagggctgggagaTGGCACATGTTTGAGGCCCCCCACATGCTTTGGCAAAGGTATGCAAAGCCAGGTGCTCTCTGCACGCAGGACTGTGGGGCTGGGAGGCCCCAGGCTGGCGCACAGGGGATGGCCACAGCAGCTGGCCTGAGGGTTTGCTCACCTCATCAGAGCCAGTGCGGAAGATGAGCAGGTCAAAGGGGATGGCGGCCACCATGTCAATGAGGAACCAGCCCTTGAAGTAGTGGACGGCAATGCGGCGAGGGTGGCTGACCACCTCATCATTGGTGTTGACATAGGTGGTGCGGAAGTTGATGACAATGTCCACAACGAACATGATGTCCACGATGAGGTCCACCACGGTGAGTGGACTACAGGTGTAGCCGCAGTCCACGCGTTGAGACTCGTCCTGGTCACTGAGTAGGAAGGCAGCCGAGTAGGGTGTGAAGATGGCCGTGTAGATGACCAGCAGCAGGATGAGCCAGTCCCACACGGCCTTGAAGGGGCTAtagtgcaggagggtcccccgGTGGATGCGTGGTGCCTGCAGCTTGTACTCCGGCAGCACATCGGCGCCCAGGGACagaacctgggggtgggggccacaGGGCAGTCAGCAGGGTGTCCATCACTAGTGAAACCGATTGGGAGGGATGAAGGCTTTGGGGTGAGGCCTGGGAAGGGggctgtggggacagagggaatGAAGCAGAGTTGGGGTAGAGCGTGTATGGGGCAAATTCATAAGGGGATAGGTGTGTTGGGAGGAAGTGCAGAGAGGAGGTGGGCTATAGGATGAAGGGTGATCCCAGGTTGGAAGCTCCCCAACTCCCTCACAAACAGGACCAACCTGGAGTTAagacagggctgggggaggaaggtggggaggccaggggaggaCTAGGCTCGGGGTTATTTGAAGAACCTAGATGAGGGGGTAGCTGGTGGTTTGGTCCTTTCCGGTGGGCTTGGTTCCCCATGGTCAGGATTTCTGGTGGGAACAAGTCATTCCCAGAATAacctcttcatttctgaaggcCCTGTGGAGTCTAGACCAGTGAGGGGCCTCCTTGGGGCTGATTCACAGAGCCTTCCATGGGAAGAGTCAAACTTGGAGGCATGTAGCTAATTTGAGTCCTTGATACATCCTGGGCACAACAGAGCCCCGACTATTTTGCACATGTACAAGGGTGCTTTGCTCATTACTGTCAGCTGAGCCCGctttgctctgcccctcccactcttgCCTCCAAGACTATGGCCAACATAGGATCCCCAGGCTCAGCCCAATACTCCCAGGCTCTGGCCAGCTACCCAACACAAGAAACAGCCGGGGCATCAAGAAGGGCATGTGTTTTAAGCCAGCCAGACCTTCCCGGTTGATCCCAGTTCTGATGTTGCAATATGTCTGTCTTGGGGCTAATTTTACGACCTCTCTAAGCCTCATGCAGAATGAATAACAAAGGACAAGCAACTCCATAAAAAGATGATTAAATGCCGTGGTGCATCTCAATGGCACGTGTTACTCTATGGTAAATCCTCCTCCTGACTCATCCTATGTCAAGCACTGCCCCAACAAAGATGGAGCCTGAGGGGTGGCCAGCTGACCCTACCACCACCACTGGATTGGCCTGGGCAGATGGCCCTGGTTCAAGAAAATCTGCAATATAAGGTTCTGACCTTGAAAACCAAATCCATTAACAGATAAGATCCATTAAAGGGCTGGTTTCACCTTGTGGGTCCCTAATCAGCCATCTAAACACCTAGAAGGGGTCACAGTATCTCCACCCTACAGTGAGTCCCTACTCTGCCTTCAGGCCTCAGCTTCTATTCTGCCTCTCAGGAAGCCTCTTCTGACcctctttcttgatttttctccctgtCCCCTGTAAACACCCCTGAACACAGTTATTCTCCACTGAACAACAGGCCATCTTATATGCCCAGCACTTAGTCCACATTGGGGCTCAACTCAAGGCAGTGACCTCAGCCAACAGAGCTGAATGAGTCATGAGAGCTTGAGTTGTCATAGCtactcctctccttccctggttGCTCAAGAGACACCAAgatgggggctcctgggttgctcagtcggttaggcatctgcttttggctcaggtaatgatcctaggctcctgggatccaggccccgaattgggctccctgctcagcggggagtctgcttctctctctccctctgctgctcctcccagctctctctctctctctctctctctcctaaataaataaaatctttaaaaaaaaaaaaaaaaaaacacaccaagtTGGAATAGCAAATCATAGGG
Protein-coding regions in this window:
- the KCNH6 gene encoding potassium voltage-gated channel subfamily H member 6 isoform X2, with amino-acid sequence MPVRRGHVAPQNTYLDTIIRKFEGQSRKFLIANAQMENCAIIYCNDGFCELFGYSRVEVMQRPCTCDFLTGPNTPRSAMSRLAQALLGTEECKVDILYYRKDASSFRCLVDVVPVKNEDGAVIMFILNFEDLAQLLAKSERRSLSQCLLSQRFLGSEGSHGRSSAQRPGTGRVKYRTIGQIPQFTLNFVEFNLEKHRSGSTTEIEIIAPHKVVERTQNVTEKVTQVLSLGADVLPEYKLQAPRIHRGTLLHYSPFKAVWDWLILLLVIYTAIFTPYSAAFLLSDQDESQRVDCGYTCSPLTVVDLIVDIMFVVDIVINFRTTYVNTNDEVVSHPRRIAVHYFKGWFLIDMVAAIPFDLLIFRTGSDETTTLIGLLKTARLLRLVRVARKLDRYSEYGAAVLFLLMCTFALIAHWLACIWYAIGNVERPYLEPKIGWLDSLGAQLGKRYNGSDPASGPSVQDKYVTALYFTFSSLTSVGFGNVSPNTNSEKVFSICVMLIGSLMYASIFGNVSAIIQRLYSGTARYHTQMLRVKEFIRFHQIPNPLRQRLEEYFQHAWSYTNGIDMNAVLKGFPECLQADICLHLHRALLQHCPAFRGASKGCLRALAVKFKTTHAPPGDTLVHLGDVLSTLYFISRGSIEILRDDVVVAILGKNDIFGEPISLHAQPGKSSADVRALTYCDLHKIQRADLLEVLDMYPAFADSFWSKLEVTFNLRDAGVSSHHPGQLQATKTTKPSSSVTTSQLQPLP